In Coregonus clupeaformis isolate EN_2021a chromosome 15, ASM2061545v1, whole genome shotgun sequence, one genomic interval encodes:
- the LOC123492572 gene encoding uncharacterized protein LOC123492572, whose product MLFIRSTHALGMLFIRSTHALGMLFIRSTHALGMLFIRSTHALGMLFIRSILHSRYVVHPLNSRSGYVVHPLNSRSRYVVHPLNSPSRYVVHLLNSPSRYVVHPLNSPSRYVVHPLNITLSVCCSSAQLTLWVCCSSAQFTLSVCCSSAQFTLSVCCSSAQYYTLGMLFIHSTHALGMLFIRSIHALGMLFIRSIHPLGMLFIRSIHPLGVLFIRSTHALGMLFIRSTHALGGIYLHGYTVREQPLGSKKSTIELKPPSDEFKTFYLCAENPMENKRWILSIKASSKKWLPYHQAVQDYMNRPPEETRM is encoded by the exons ATGTTGTTCATCCGCTCAACTCACGCTCTGGGTATGTTGTTCATCCGCTCAACTCACGCTCTGGGTATGTTGTTCATCCGCTCAACTCACGCTCTGGGTATGTTGTTCATCCGCTCAACTCACGCTCTCGGTATGTTGTTCATCCGCTCAATATTACACTCTCGGTATGTTGTTCATCCGCTCAACTCACGCTCTGGGTATGTTGTTCATCCGCTCAATTCACGCTCTCGGTATGTTGTTCATCCGCTCAATTCACCCTCTCGGTATGTTGTTCATCTGCTCAATTCACCCTCTCGGTATGTTGTTCATCCGCTCAATTCACCCTCTCGGTATGTTGTTCATCCGCTCAATATTACACTCTCGGTATGTTGTTCATCCGCTCAACTCACGCTCTGGGTATGTTGTTCATCCGCTCAATTCACCCTCTCGGTATGTTGTTCATCCGCTCAATTCACGCTCTCGGTATGTTGTTCATCCGCTCAATATTACACTCTCGGTATGTTGTTCATCCACTCAACTCACGCTCTGGGTATGTTGTTCATCCGCTCAATTCACGCTCTCGGTATGTTGTTCATCCGCTCAATTCACCCTCTCGGTATGTTGTTCATCCGCTCAATTCACCCTCTCGGTGTGTTGTTCATCCGCTCAACTCACGCTCTCGGTATGTTGTTCATCCGCTCAACTCACGCTCTGG GGGGGATCTACTTGCATGGGTACACCGTGAGAGAACAGCCCTTGGGATCCAAGAAATCCACCATTGAACTGAAACCTCCATCGGATGAGTTCAAAACCTTCTATCTCTGTGCTGAAAACCCCATGGAAAACAAACG ATGGATCTTGTCTATAAAAGCATCCTCAAAGAAATGGCTGCCATACCATCAAGCTGTTCAGGACTACATGAATCGACCACCAGAGGAGACCAGAATGTGA
- the pdzph1 gene encoding uncharacterized protein pdzph1: MSRRGSRRRNSRRRKSSTTSKQSASQCVFQKQNKSNSVVSQDDITEKGEIESLRKENVLSASDEEGKYSEIPSKEKKVRRDGHGETSRNKRPPSIAKQGDEDRGVKFTTLVTIDDLQPSSSKIIFQHSHIGSNVKFEIQEILQVENSGIKTVYVFQSQQGATGEPCVQSQREKRLSPNNNLIQQSWTLNPNVNITVQSQNRKHNYEFSVPESSKDAGVTARHSIASSCCDDHFTFHRSPSNNATDFTLAGGSASPSPLSDFWKSTDALCDIPPPREFSDCKYDPLADLTEDIASCQIGACGTMDKQQGVFSPPPSMRYHKDSGCPYSSDGEDSAHLASFFDSVSESDNYEPMFMRPPLSVSRSSYTKDFIKNHEMKTQMRNNSIATVECKSCSSSSYLQKPTKRRRTFPGVKEEPSQLQEGLPSWEGRESFSSGTISSYITESLPLQAERLSRLTADYQEDERLCPFSALSRKSSRSSCSYRPSSSNANSHLEPQQQLINPLYASTSEETSEEVFQLPEPRHLPCEDRRPDMDFGGNALADMAFGVEQIEVAESGFDEDMGEVEDLSLDPTMEELTQRDMLIQVCPPSPPKLSSQESSVSDLQSVRRRGSVMAITTGSTEHRFQQSDSKLAESAALNSPHWDTFNITPEAPSVFPILDMEMDVGIASEATEEVRLTPQRSLTVRASISSPALSQIEEGKEYHPKYKIVEDSGMEIAPSPAHESQDQETESKQKPKLYQTDSTAEKESVSKSSLEVKDSGTEHWAKRRNLFKDSKQWSSTGGSSITSSINEESGISEESRSVDMAAKDLGDKGFYTETFHCASWIYSGDEVSTTAGPVPPGLQPRTVTIRERTVKICKGMGEYPWGFRIQFSKPIVVTEVDTNGAAEEAGLMVGDFVMAVNGIDVTSIPHSEAADLARQGPDILTLTIGSDIGRGPNTPRPTCRGYLHKRTQSGLIKGWRRRWFVLRHDCCLYYYRHKKDEGRKRALSSFKLEGADVGGDPSLGKPFVFKCSPLSSDRVYYFSATSNLEMKRWLDAMDRAVHPVTQNHVWVDVTRHNASLPPLAVKNPECLGSSRQHASFK; this comes from the exons ATGAGTCGCCGCGGTAGCAGGAGGAGGAACAGTCGGAGGAGGAAGAGCTCCACCACCAGTAAAC AGAGTGCCTCTCAATGCGtttttcaaaaacaaaacaaaagtaacAGTGTGGTTTCCCAGGATGACATCACTGAGAAGGGAGAGATTGAGTCATTACGCAAAGAAAATGTTTTGTCAGCCTCTGATGAAGAGGGAAAATACAGTGAGATTCCAAGCAAAGAGAAAAAAGTCAGGCGAGACGGTCATGGGGAGACCTCTCGAAACAAAAGGCCACCTAGCATCGCAAAGCAAGGGGACGAAGACAGAGGGGTGAAATTCACAACTTTGGTAACCATTGACGATTTGCAACCCTCATCTTCAAAAATCATCTTTCAGCACTCTCACATTGGCTCGAACGTGAAGTTTGAAATTCAAGAAATTCTACAGGTCGAGAACTCAGGGATCAAGACAGTATATGTGTTCCAAAGTCAACAGGGGGCTACCGGAGAGCCTTGTGTCCAGAGTCAACGTGAGAAGAGACTCAGTCCAAATAATAACTTAATTCAGCAGTCATGGACTCTAAACCCAAATGTAAACATCACAGTGCAGAGTCAAAACAGGAAGCACAACTACGAATTTAGCGTTCCAGAAAGCAGCAAGGATGCAGGGGTCACAGCAAGACATAGCATTGCGTCAAGCTGCTGTGATGATCATTTCACTTTTCACCGTTCGCCCAGCAACAATGCCACCGACTTCACATTGGCAGGTGGGTCCGCTAGCCCATCCCCTTTGTCTGACTTCTGGAAAAGCACAGATGCACTGTGTGACATTCCCCCACCGCGTGAGTTTTCCGACTGTAAATATGACCCCCTGGCAGACCTTACCGAAGACATAGCTTCCTGTCAGATTGGAGCTTGTGGTACTATGGACAAACAGCAAGGGGTGTTCAGTCCACCACCCTCCATGAGGTACCATAAAGACTCTGGCTGCCCCTACTCATCCGATGGTGAAGACAGTGCCCATTTGGCATCTTTCTTCGACAGCGTATCAGAATCAGACAACTACGAACCCATGTTCATGAGACCACCATTGTCAGTGAGCAGGTCCAGTTACACCAAAGACTTCATCAAAAACCACGAGATGAAGACCCAGATGCGTAACAATAGCATAGCTACTGTAGAATGCAAAAGCTGCTCATCGTCCAGTTATCTACAAAAGCCGACGAAGAGGCGACGGACTTTCCCTGGAGTGAAAGAAGAACCAAGTCAATTGCAGGAGGGCCTACCTTCGTGGGAGGGAAGGGAGTCCTTTTCGTCTGGCACCATCTCCTCGTACATTACGGAGTCTCTTCCGCTCCAAGCAGAGAGACTGAGCAGACTGACAGCAGACTACCAGGAAGACGAGAGGCTTTGTCCCTTTAGTGCATTGAGTCGTAAATCCTCCCGAAGCAGCTGCAGTTACAGACCCAGCTCCAGCAATGCAAACAGCCACCTCGAGCCACAGCAACAACTGATCAATCCGTTATACGCATCTACGTCCGAGGAGACCTCAGAGGAGGTCTTCCAGTTACCAGAGCCAAGGCACCTACCATGTGAAGACCGCAGACCCGACATGGACTTTGGAGGGAATGCATTGGCGGACATGGCTTTTGGAGTGGAGCAGATCGAGGTGGCCGAGAGCGGCTTTGATGAAGACATGGGGGAAGTGGAGGACCTCAGCCTAGATCCCACAATGGAGGAGCTCACTCAGAGGGACATGCTTATTCAGGtctgccctccctcccctcccaaaCTGTCATCCCAAGAGAGTTCAGTTTCAGATCTTCAATCCGTGCGGCGAAGAGGATCGGTCATGGCCATAACAACAGGAAGTACTGAGCATAGGTTCCAGCAGAGTGACTCCAAACTAGCAGAGAGCGCAGCTCTGAATAGTCCCCACTGGGACACCTTCAACATAACCCCAGAGGCACCGTCTGTGTTCCCCATCCTGGACATGGAGATGGACGTAGGAATCGCAAGTGAAGCTACAGAGGAAGTTAGACTAACCCCTCAAAGGTCTCTTACTGTACGAGCTAGCATCTCCAGCCCTGCTCTTTCACAGATCGAGGAGGGGAAAGAATATCATCCAAAATACAAGATTGTAGAGGATTCAGGCATGGAAATTGCACCCAGTCCAGCTCATGAATCCCAAGACCAAGAGACAGAAAGCAAGCAGAAGCCCAAGCTATATCAGACAGATTCTACAGCGGAAAAAGAAAGTGTGTCCAAAT cCTCCTTAGAGGTCAAGGACAGTGGCACCGAGCACTGGGCTAAGAGACGGAATCTCTTCAAGGACAGCAAGCAGTGGAGCTCTACAGGAGGAAGCTCCATAACCAGCAGCATCAATGAAGAGTCAG GAATTTCAGAAGAGAGTCGTTCTGTTGACATGgcagcaaaggaccttggagATAAGGGTTTCTACACAGAAACCTTCCACTGTGCGTCATGGATTTACAGTGGAGACGAAGTCAGTACGACTGCTGGGCCAGTCCCTCCTGGTCTCCAACCTCGAACTGTCACAA TTCGCGAGAGGACGGTCAAGATTTGTAAAGGAATGGGAGAGTACCCCTGGGGGTTCAGAATACAGTTTTCCAAACCTATTGTGGTCACAGAGGTCGACACAA ATGGAGCAGCCGAGGAGGCGGGGCTAATGGTGGGAGATTTCGTCATGGCCGTGAATGGGATCGATGTCACCAGTATCCCCCACTCTGAGGCAGCTGACCTGGCAAGACAAG gcccagacatcctgactctgaCCATTGGTTCAGACATCGGCCGAGGCCCCAACACCCCCAGACCCACCTGCCGGGGTTACCTCCATAAACGCACCCAGTCTGGCCTGATCAAGGGCTGGAGAAGGAGGTGGTTCGTGCTCAGACATGACTGCTGCCTATACTACTACAGACATAAAAAG gatgaggggaggaagagagctCTGTCATCTTTTAAACTAGAGGGGGCAGATGTTGGAGGGGACCCCTCCCTGGGGAAACCCTTTGTGTTCAAGTGCAGCCCCCTGTCTTCCGACCGAGTGTACTACTTCTCCGCTACGTCCAACCTGGAGATGAAAAG GTGGTTGGATGCCATGGACAGAGCTGTTCATCCTGTTACACAG AATCACGTGTGGGTGGATGTGACTCGCCACAACGCCAGCCTTCCCCCGCTGGCGGTGAAGAACCCAGAGTGTCTGGGTTCTTCACGACAACATGCCTCATTCAAATGA